Proteins encoded in a region of the Stieleria neptunia genome:
- a CDS encoding SGNH/GDSL hydrolase family protein translates to MNQNRVRLSLKKRITFGVGVTLAFFCLAEVGFRAMEIVWPPRHVDFGLGFNDDSRIFVASSLHPGYMETDPAKRVSFVRQRFLREKPADVFRIVALGGSSVNQLEPEFRKLERDLSAEFDPFDQVEIINCGGLAYGSHRLVLVMREMLEYAPDLILLYSGHNEFEEIEQLSLSGLEQLGFERTISHSAIIRFIRDRKADYELSRLEKEHNQRLLSREEPVSDSNFARAWSYEFGAQDVQDRMQSYRHNLRLILTTARNQQVPVIMGTVSSNLLRPYLPRDAALRYEQVYALWKAGSAEEGMRLAKQILAETAGRHQCSDLENNILRELADEFLLPIVDVEAMVANQEPHGIPGETLFDDHCHLNAAGRAVWVSGYAPEIREAVQAALDAP, encoded by the coding sequence ATGAATCAGAACAGAGTCAGGCTGAGCCTGAAAAAACGGATCACGTTTGGCGTCGGCGTCACATTGGCATTTTTTTGTCTTGCCGAAGTCGGCTTCCGAGCGATGGAGATCGTTTGGCCTCCACGTCATGTCGATTTCGGACTTGGCTTCAACGACGACAGCCGGATCTTTGTCGCATCGTCGCTCCATCCGGGATACATGGAAACGGACCCAGCCAAACGGGTCAGTTTTGTGCGACAACGGTTCCTCCGTGAAAAACCGGCGGATGTATTTCGGATCGTGGCGCTGGGCGGTTCCTCGGTGAATCAATTGGAGCCGGAATTCAGGAAGCTTGAGCGTGACTTGAGTGCTGAATTCGATCCGTTTGACCAGGTCGAAATCATCAATTGTGGTGGCTTGGCGTACGGAAGCCATCGGCTGGTCTTGGTCATGCGCGAGATGCTCGAGTACGCCCCCGACCTGATCCTCCTGTACAGCGGGCACAATGAATTTGAGGAGATCGAACAGCTCTCACTTTCGGGGCTCGAGCAGCTAGGTTTCGAGCGAACGATTAGCCATTCAGCGATCATTCGGTTCATTCGTGATCGCAAGGCCGACTATGAGCTCAGTCGATTGGAGAAAGAGCACAATCAACGGCTGCTGTCGCGAGAAGAACCGGTCAGCGATTCCAACTTTGCCCGCGCTTGGTCGTACGAGTTCGGCGCTCAAGACGTACAGGATCGCATGCAGAGCTACAGGCACAATCTGAGATTGATTCTGACGACGGCACGGAATCAGCAGGTTCCCGTCATCATGGGAACGGTGTCGTCCAATTTGCTTCGCCCCTACCTGCCCCGTGATGCGGCGCTGCGATACGAGCAGGTGTATGCTTTGTGGAAGGCGGGCTCGGCGGAAGAAGGGATGCGCCTGGCCAAGCAGATTTTGGCCGAAACAGCAGGGCGGCATCAGTGCAGCGATTTGGAAAACAACATTTTGAGAGAACTGGCCGACGAATTTTTACTTCCCATCGTTGATGTCGAAGCCATGGTCGCCAACCAGGAACCACACGGAATCCCCGGCGAAACACTTTTTGATGACCATTGCCATCTCAACGCCGCGGGTCGGGCCGTTTGGGTATCGGGCTATGCTCCGGAAATTCGCGAAGCCGTTCAAGCGGCCCTCGATGCCCCCTGA
- a CDS encoding ArnT family glycosyltransferase — MLQTFEVPTLVQLLGDAKGYVDWAVKISDGDWYGTETFYQAPLYPYFLAVLISIFGPSITLVRLVQMMLGVAGVALIGLAGRKLFSERVGLVSALMLAAYPPAIYYDGIIQKAALATFLLCALIAACVYLQSEQRWWYAVLAGISLGLLVLARENALLWTPLIPAWIVLGRRETHRHRWKLVGCYAGGLALILLPVAARNASLGGEWSPTTFQAGPNFYIGNNIEANGIYVPLVPGRGTPMYERADAERLAEQAVGHELSAREVSQFWMSRAWEDIRQAPGRWLQLMVAKTFMVFNRYEVPDVESMYIFREYSAPLKLSRIWHFGTLCPLGIWGLVATRREWRKLWLYYLLLLTMIAAVVGFFILGRYRNPVAILFIPFAAAGAVDLFVRVRERRWRSIPVVAVLLVSGVFCNIRVHEERSLHASCYMNMGISACKAGNLPAGIQLLQKAIDGFPEMAEGYVNLGRAYMLNRQPDLAAQCFQTALALDPRLLGVHFQLGEALEYSGQRQRAIEQYQRALAETPPDARAAEALSRIR; from the coding sequence GTGTTGCAGACATTTGAAGTCCCGACGCTGGTTCAATTGCTGGGAGACGCCAAAGGGTACGTCGACTGGGCGGTCAAAATCAGTGATGGCGATTGGTATGGCACCGAGACCTTTTACCAGGCCCCGCTGTATCCCTATTTCCTGGCGGTTCTGATCTCGATCTTCGGTCCCAGCATCACTCTGGTCCGACTGGTTCAGATGATGCTGGGTGTTGCCGGCGTGGCCTTGATCGGTCTGGCGGGTCGTAAGTTGTTCTCGGAGCGCGTCGGGCTGGTTTCGGCGCTGATGTTGGCCGCCTATCCGCCAGCCATTTACTATGACGGCATCATTCAAAAAGCCGCCTTGGCGACGTTTCTGTTGTGCGCCTTGATCGCAGCCTGCGTTTATCTTCAAAGCGAGCAGCGTTGGTGGTACGCGGTTTTGGCTGGAATCTCACTCGGCCTGTTGGTGCTGGCGCGAGAGAATGCGTTGCTGTGGACCCCGTTGATCCCGGCTTGGATTGTATTGGGGAGACGCGAAACGCATCGGCACCGATGGAAACTGGTCGGTTGTTACGCGGGCGGCCTTGCCTTGATTTTGCTACCCGTCGCGGCTCGAAATGCTTCCCTGGGAGGCGAGTGGTCGCCGACAACCTTTCAGGCGGGGCCCAATTTCTACATCGGCAACAACATCGAGGCGAACGGAATCTACGTGCCCTTGGTTCCCGGTCGCGGGACACCGATGTACGAGCGTGCGGACGCCGAGCGTCTGGCCGAACAAGCGGTCGGCCATGAACTGTCCGCCCGCGAAGTCTCTCAATTTTGGATGTCACGAGCCTGGGAAGACATTCGGCAGGCCCCCGGTCGCTGGCTGCAGTTGATGGTCGCGAAGACGTTCATGGTGTTCAATCGCTATGAAGTTCCCGACGTCGAAAGCATGTACATCTTTCGCGAGTACTCCGCGCCGTTGAAACTGAGCCGAATCTGGCACTTCGGCACGCTTTGCCCGCTGGGGATCTGGGGGCTGGTCGCGACTCGGCGGGAGTGGCGAAAACTGTGGCTGTACTACCTGCTCTTGCTGACGATGATCGCAGCCGTTGTGGGGTTCTTTATCTTGGGTCGCTATCGCAACCCGGTCGCCATCCTGTTCATTCCGTTTGCGGCCGCCGGGGCGGTCGACCTGTTCGTGCGCGTCAGGGAACGAAGATGGCGATCGATCCCCGTTGTCGCGGTCCTGTTGGTCTCAGGCGTCTTTTGCAACATTCGCGTCCATGAAGAACGCTCCCTGCACGCCAGTTGTTACATGAACATGGGGATTTCGGCCTGCAAGGCGGGCAATTTGCCGGCCGGGATCCAGTTGCTGCAAAAGGCGATTGACGGGTTTCCGGAAATGGCAGAGGGGTACGTCAATCTTGGCCGGGCGTACATGTTGAATCGCCAGCCGGATCTCGCGGCACAATGTTTTCAAACTGCGCTGGCCCTTGACCCGCGCCTTCTGGGGGTCCATTTCCAGCTCGGCGAAGCACTCGAGTATTCCGGTCAGCGACAGCGAGCGATCGAGCAGTACCAACGAGCCTTGGCAGAAACCCCGCCTGATGCACGCGCTGCGGAAGCATTGAGTCGAATCCGCTAG
- a CDS encoding RHS repeat-associated core domain-containing protein, giving the protein MGTSGYDDVYASYIDEPVVRDGTGGLRYYHHTQQYSVNALTDSSGAIKERYTHDAYGGLSIFDGSGTARTTTAEGNRYSYTGREWDEELGLYHFRVRMYDAMVGRSVFEA; this is encoded by the coding sequence ATGGGAACAAGCGGCTACGACGACGTCTACGCCAGCTACATCGACGAACCCGTCGTCCGTGACGGCACCGGCGGACTGCGTTACTACCATCACACCCAACAGTACAGTGTCAACGCACTGACCGATTCGAGCGGGGCGATCAAGGAACGGTACACGCATGATGCGTATGGTGGGTTGTCGATCTTCGATGGAAGCGGCACGGCGCGTACGACGACGGCCGAAGGAAACCGGTATTCATACACAGGTCGTGAGTGGGATGAGGAGCTTGGGCTCTATCACTTCCGCGTTAGAATGTACGATGCCATGGTCGGTCGGTCGGTTTTTGAGGCGTGA
- a CDS encoding multiheme c-type cytochrome, with the protein MNLKRWFALISIVAVVAWFGYDAMQKKRDDALVRDLMDARQQQSDNETKAPARSEPPSNMVVNRIPGNNWFVGKFEDGGGVEIPFRPGDAPEKSVDLTPVHDNPGFVGPEQCQECHREKYQSFLATAHYKTSRPVNETTIDGSFEPGSNTFQTSDPNVSFEMIRKDDEFLQRVHFYNWSFEVPMEIIMGSSKMAQTYLYWHKDGLYQHNVTHITDGNQWINSPGYIDGDAAYARPIPQRCMECHLTYFDFRGEKNHYTPGTLILGVTCERCHGPAKGHVEFHRENQNATKAVGITNPADLDRQVQMQICGQCHGGSRELKGNALSFRPGDRLEDHYHPPDDELDAKNSVHTSNQLNRLSQSPCFLQSQMTCIDCHDPHHSERGDRKLFSSRCMTCHENESDCGFFPQQGVDFAENCVDCHMPQRPTENLRLKSIEGDVFPPLRDHYIRVDETATMRFMSSLSNGD; encoded by the coding sequence TTGAATCTGAAACGCTGGTTCGCACTCATTTCGATCGTCGCGGTCGTCGCCTGGTTTGGCTACGATGCGATGCAAAAGAAACGCGACGATGCCCTGGTCCGTGATCTGATGGACGCGCGGCAACAGCAGAGTGACAACGAAACGAAAGCGCCGGCTCGCTCTGAACCGCCCAGCAACATGGTGGTCAACCGGATTCCCGGAAACAATTGGTTTGTCGGCAAATTCGAGGACGGCGGCGGCGTCGAAATCCCGTTTCGTCCCGGGGACGCTCCGGAGAAGAGCGTGGACCTCACTCCCGTGCATGACAATCCGGGATTTGTCGGCCCCGAACAGTGCCAGGAATGCCACCGAGAAAAGTACCAGTCGTTCCTCGCAACGGCGCACTACAAAACAAGCCGGCCGGTCAACGAGACGACGATCGACGGAAGCTTCGAACCCGGCTCCAACACGTTCCAGACCTCCGACCCCAACGTGTCCTTTGAAATGATTCGCAAAGACGATGAGTTTCTGCAACGCGTCCATTTTTATAACTGGAGCTTTGAGGTCCCGATGGAAATCATCATGGGATCGTCCAAAATGGCTCAGACCTATTTGTATTGGCACAAAGACGGTCTCTATCAACACAACGTCACGCACATCACCGATGGCAACCAGTGGATCAACAGCCCCGGATACATCGACGGCGATGCTGCCTATGCCCGACCGATCCCGCAACGCTGCATGGAATGCCACCTGACGTATTTTGATTTCCGCGGCGAAAAGAATCACTACACCCCGGGAACATTGATTCTGGGCGTGACCTGCGAACGTTGCCACGGCCCGGCAAAGGGGCATGTGGAGTTTCACCGCGAAAACCAAAACGCTACCAAAGCGGTCGGGATCACCAATCCGGCCGACCTGGACCGCCAGGTTCAAATGCAAATCTGCGGGCAATGCCACGGAGGGTCGAGGGAACTCAAAGGCAACGCATTGAGTTTTCGACCCGGCGATCGCCTGGAAGACCACTACCATCCCCCGGACGATGAACTCGACGCAAAAAACAGCGTTCACACCAGCAATCAATTGAATCGTCTGTCACAAAGCCCCTGCTTTCTGCAATCGCAGATGACCTGTATCGATTGCCATGACCCACACCACAGCGAGCGTGGGGATCGAAAACTGTTTTCCAGCCGCTGCATGACCTGCCACGAAAACGAAAGTGATTGCGGCTTCTTTCCCCAGCAAGGCGTCGATTTTGCCGAGAACTGCGTCGACTGTCACATGCCGCAACGCCCGACCGAAAACCTGCGTCTGAAGAGCATCGAGGGCGATGTCTTTCCGCCGCTTCGTGATCACTACATTCGCGTCGATGAAACGGCGACCATGCGGTTCATGAGCAGCTTGAGCAACGGAGACTGA
- a CDS encoding DUF1559 domain-containing protein, producing MQRSRSSRPGFTLVELLVVIAIIGILVGLLLPAVQAAREAARRMSCSNNFKQIGLAIHNYHTAFKQIPTNGTGTARTPSTPNGTQDCNRLFLSWLVPILPYMEQQALWDQISNPSTQATPGQSVQATGGVWFAMGPCPWETRYVPWVTQVPAFRCPSDPAKALGPGQLARTNYACNLGDAVDQSHNGGVNDYGFFGNFNNRDENWSVERSRAAQRGFFWNRNEMKFRDVLDGLSNTIAAGEVVTSGGKREVKADFVRNISAMADPSASILIPARCKTGAHIDPERPQFYDDTATVSASLSQAKHARWADCRAYYTAIHTILPPNNPNCVHANNDGNHPGVISTVGSRHTGGAHVLMGDGAVIFMTDSVDGGDPELPTVCVQRSGCLFPISSIPGTESNYGLWGALGTRDSSETIEEQLNQ from the coding sequence ATGCAAAGATCTCGTTCTTCGCGACCGGGTTTCACACTGGTGGAGCTGTTGGTCGTCATCGCCATCATCGGCATTCTTGTCGGCTTGTTATTGCCGGCCGTTCAGGCAGCCCGCGAGGCTGCACGGCGCATGTCGTGTAGCAACAATTTCAAGCAGATCGGGCTTGCGATTCACAACTACCACACGGCATTCAAGCAGATTCCTACGAACGGAACGGGTACGGCGCGGACTCCGTCCACTCCCAACGGAACGCAAGACTGCAACCGACTTTTCCTCAGCTGGTTGGTTCCCATCCTTCCCTACATGGAGCAGCAAGCGTTGTGGGATCAGATCTCGAACCCCAGCACCCAAGCGACTCCCGGCCAGAGCGTGCAAGCGACCGGCGGTGTTTGGTTTGCGATGGGACCCTGCCCCTGGGAAACGCGCTACGTTCCTTGGGTGACCCAGGTTCCGGCATTCCGTTGCCCGAGCGACCCCGCAAAAGCGCTCGGCCCCGGCCAACTTGCGCGGACGAACTACGCCTGTAATCTCGGCGACGCGGTGGACCAATCGCACAATGGCGGTGTTAATGACTATGGATTCTTCGGTAACTTCAACAACCGAGACGAGAACTGGTCCGTTGAACGTTCGCGAGCGGCACAGCGTGGATTCTTTTGGAATCGCAATGAGATGAAGTTCCGCGACGTTTTGGATGGACTCTCCAACACCATCGCTGCCGGTGAAGTGGTGACGTCGGGCGGCAAGCGTGAGGTCAAAGCGGACTTCGTCCGAAACATCTCGGCCATGGCCGACCCGAGCGCGTCCATCTTGATTCCGGCTCGCTGCAAAACGGGTGCTCACATTGATCCGGAACGCCCTCAGTTTTACGATGACACTGCAACGGTTAGCGCATCGTTGTCTCAGGCGAAGCACGCTCGCTGGGCGGATTGTCGGGCATACTACACCGCGATCCACACCATCCTTCCGCCTAACAACCCCAACTGCGTTCACGCCAACAACGACGGGAACCATCCCGGTGTGATCTCAACGGTGGGGAGTCGCCATACCGGTGGAGCTCACGTGTTGATGGGTGACGGTGCGGTGATCTTCATGACCGATAGTGTCGACGGTGGTGATCCCGAGCTGCCAACGGTCTGTGTCCAGCGTAGCGGGTGTTTGTTCCCCATCTCGTCGATCCCTGGTACCGAGAGCAACTACGGTTTGTGGGGTGCTCTTGGCACACGTGACTCGAGCGAAACCATCGAGGAACAGCTAAATCAATAA